One genomic region from Vitis riparia cultivar Riparia Gloire de Montpellier isolate 1030 chromosome 17, EGFV_Vit.rip_1.0, whole genome shotgun sequence encodes:
- the LOC117934401 gene encoding myb-related protein 306-like, whose product MGRPPCCDKIGVKKGPWTPEEDIILVSYIQDHGPGNWRAVPTSTGLLRCSKSCRLRWTNYLRPGIKRGNFTDQEEKMIIHLQALLGNRWAAIASYLPQRTDNDIKNYWNTHLKKKLKKFPTGVDHNQDGFSISKGQWERRLQTDIHMAKQALCEALSIDTSSSLPDLKSSNGYNPNTRPVQASTYASSAENIAKLLEGWMRNSPKSTRTNSEATQNSKNSSEGATTPDALDSLFSFNSSNSDLSLSNDETANFTPETSLFQDESKPNLETQVPLTMIEKWLFDEGAATQEQEDLIDMSLEETAQLF is encoded by the exons ATGGGGAGGCCACCTTGCTGTGACAAGATCGGGGTGAAGAAAGGGCCATGGACTCCTGAAGAGGACATCATCTTGGTCTCTTACATTCAAGATCATGGTCCAGGGAATTGGAGAGCAGTTCCTACTAGCACAG GTCTGCTTAGATGCAGTAAGAGTTGCAGGCTTAGATGGACTAATTATCTCCGCCCGGGTATCAAACGCGGTAACTTTACTGATCAGGAGGAGAAGATGATAATCCACCTCCAGGCTCTTTTGGGCAATAG ATGGGCTGCCATAGCTTCTTATCTTCCTCAGAGAACGgacaatgatataaaaaattattggaacACCCATTTGAAAAAGAAGCTGAAGAAGTTTCCCACAGGTGTAGACCATAATCAAGATGGGTTTTCAATCTCCAAAGGTCAGTGGGAGAGAAGGCTTCAAACAGACATCCACATGGCTAAACAAGCGCTATGTGAGGCTTTGTCCATAGATACGTCAAGCTCGCTGCCTGACTTGAAGAGCTCTAACGGCTACAACCCTAACACCAGACCTGTCCAAGCATCTACATATGCATCCAGTGCTGAAAACATAGCCAAATTGCTGGAAGGTTGGATGAGAAATTCACCAAAATCAACTCGAACGAATTCTGAAGCTACTCAGAACTCCAAAAACTCCAGTGAAGGGGCAACTACACCAGATGCTCTTGACTCGTTGTTTAGCTTCAACTCTTCCAACTCTGATCTTTCTCTGTCTAATGATGAGACAGCAAATTTCACACCCGAAACCAGTCTCTTCCAAGATGAAAGCAAGCCAAATTTGGAGACTCAAGTCCCTCTCACAATGATAGAGAAATGGCTCTTTGATGAAGGTGCTGCTACTCAAGAACAAGAAGACCTAATTGACATGTCACTAGAGGAGACTGCTCAGCTCTTCTAG
- the LOC117904959 gene encoding uncharacterized protein LOC117904959, with amino-acid sequence MPSLMASSAILHFSPSSSLLLSRKTCRPSVFTAAQFPRSLTIKASTSLDYSNVSVIDKSAAPSKTNNWKWKFEDNSINIYYEEYEKESSEPPKDILMIPTISDVSTVEEWRLVARDIVQRVGKVNWRATIIDWPGLGYSDRPKIDYNADVLEKFLVDFMSAPDCPISQTKNDLVVFGGGHAATITIRAAKKGLVKPAAIAAVAPTWAGPLPIVFGRDSDMETRYGLLRGTLRAPAVGWMMYNMLVSNEKAIQSQYKSHVYADPNNVTPSIVESRYALTKRKGARYVPAAFLTGLLDPVNSREEFLELFAALEGQIPVLVVSTKGSPKRSKAEMEALRVAKGVSKFVELPGALLPQEEYPAVVAEELYRFLQENFECEA; translated from the exons ATGCCCTCGTTGATGGCTTCCTCTGcaattctccatttttctccttcttcatcCCTCCTCCTCTCCCGCAAAACCTGTCGGCCTTCCGTTTTCACAGCTGCTCAATTTCCGAGATCCCTTACAATTAAGGCTTCAACTTCTCTGGATTACTCCAACGTCTCTGTCATTGATAAGTCAGCAGCCCCATCCAAG ACTAATAACTGGAAATGGAAATTCGAGGATAattctatcaatatatattaTGAAGAATATGAAAAGGAGAGCTCTGAGCCTCCTAAGGACATCCTTATGATACCAACAATCTCTGATGTTAGTACTGTAGAAGAATGGAGATTAGTGGCTAGAGATATTGTTCAACGAGTTGGCAAAGTCAACTGGAGAGCAACTATCATCGATTGGCCTGGACTGGGTTACTCTGATAGGCCAAAGATAGATTACAATGCAGATGTATTAGAGAAATTCCTTGTTGATTTCATGAGTGCACCAGATTGCCCTATTAGCCAAACAA AAAATGACTTAGTGGTCTTTGGAGGAGGGCATGCAGCCACAATAACAATTCGAGCTGCAAAAAAGGGTTTGGTGAAGCCAGCTGCCATTGCTGCTGTTGCACCTACCTGGGCAGGTCCTCTACCTATTGTGTTTGGTCGAGATTCTGATATGGAAACAAG GTATGGGTTACTTAGGGGCACCTTAAGGGCCCCTGCTGTGGGCTGGATGATGTACAACATGCTTGTCAGTAATGAAAAGGCAATTCAGTCCCAGTACAAATCCCATGTTTATGCAGATCCTAATAATGTCACTCCAAGCATTGTTGAGAGTAGATATGCACTGACCAAAAGGAAAGGGGCTCGCTATGTGCCTGCTGCTTTCTTAACTGGTCTTCTTGACCCTGTTAATTCTCGAGAGGAGTTTCTTGAACTGTTTGCAGCGTTGGAGGGACAGATACCAGTTCTGGTTGTGTCAACTAAGGGCTCTCCCAAGAGGTCAAAAGCAGAGATGGAAGCTCTCAGGGTAGCAAAAGGGGTGAGCAAGTTTGTTGAGCTGCCAGGAGCTCTTCTCCCTCAAGAAGAGTATCCTGCCGTTGTTGCAGAGGAGCTTTACAGGTTCTTGCAAGAGAATTTTGAATGCGAAGCGTAA